The genomic DNA TTGGCAGATACAGGTCAATACGGATTTCAAATTGGATACGCCATTCAAGAGAGACTATTTTAGGCGAGAGTATAATATCCGGCAGAATGTCGATTTTATTTACGAAATTACCAACAGAATTGCCTTTGTGAGCTCCAATACACTCCACATCAACAAAAAACGCGATCAAGATGCGAGGTTTAGACATATTTCAAATATCAGTTTCACATTTTTTATCGAAAACAGAATTAGCTTGACGGCTATTGAGCAAATTTCGAAAGAAGAAGGTTCGCCATTCAGACAGAGTCTTCTTCTTGCCCTGAGCTATCGCCTTTTTTGAGTTGTGCGATCGTGTGCAAAATTTGGAAATTAGCCGCGTGTCAAAAATACTTGTGAACATAAATTTTCTCTCATATCTTAGTTGAAAGGCTTTATTTTTAGCTTGATGCATCCCAAATCGTGTAAGGTACGAGTTTATCCATCCCATAGTTGGAGGTTATATGGCAAAAGAAGAAAAAGTTGTACTGGAAGGAACGATTGTCGATATTTTGCCCGATGGGCAATACAAGGTTGAAATTGAAGGAGGGCATCAGATTCTCGGTTATACGTCGGGCAAAATGCGCCGTTTTAATATTCGCATTGTTGTGGGCGATACCGTCACGATTGAGACCTCTCCTTATGACCTGAACCGGGGGCGCATTACATTCCGCGATTCCGGAACAGGTGGGCCACCCCCTCCGAGCACGCAAGGAGGCGGGAGCAGGCGTCCTGGTCGCGGTGGACGCAGCAGGTCGCGTCGCCGCCGTTAAATATCCAAAATCGATACGTAAATAACCACCCGCAAGTCGCACGCACAGAACGATTTCCGTAGTGCCAATGGCATGGGACTGCCTGAAAATGCGCTGTGCATACCGGGTGGCTTTTTGTTTTTGCGGGATGGGACGAATAGACGAATAGACGAATCCCACCCTGCCACCCAAAGTCAGTGCAAATCCCGATTCGCTGATTCGCTGATTCGTTGATTCGCAAGGAGGGTATATGCCGGAAGAATCCAAAACTGTGCAACCATCGGGAGAAGATGAAAATCCAGATCTCTACGCGCTGGATCCACGGGCGGTTCAGGAGCCCCCTCAAGGGCTTCGCAGTACGCTGAAGTTTCTCGGTCCAGGGCTGATTCTCGTGGGATCTGTGGTGGGTTCTGGTGAGATTATTCTGACGACGAATTTGGGTTCTATTGTTGGATTTTCAATGCTCTGGTTTGTGCTGGTGAGTTGCTGGAGCAAGAATATTGTTCAGGCAGAACTGGCGCGTTTTTCGGTTGCTTCTGGCGAACCTTTTTTGCACGCTTTTAACCGATTGCCCGGAAAGTTACCCGCGTTTAATGGGCGGAAAGTGTCGTGGTACAT from Gemmatimonadota bacterium includes the following:
- the infA gene encoding translation initiation factor IF-1, with the translated sequence MAKEEKVVLEGTIVDILPDGQYKVEIEGGHQILGYTSGKMRRFNIRIVVGDTVTIETSPYDLNRGRITFRDSGTGGPPPPSTQGGGSRRPGRGGRSRSRRRR